GAGCGCGCCGATCACGGGATTTGCACAGTCGGACACCGGGACAGAGCCGGACAACACGAGAGTAAACAAGGAGATGCGGCAGAAGGGGACCGCGGATCAGCAAAAGGAAAATCCGGCAGACCGGAAGATGACACAGCAGATCCGCAAAGCGATAACGAAGAACAAGTCCCTTTCCACCAAGGCCCACAACGTTAAGATAATCACCCGTGGCGGGCAAGTCAGCCTCCGGGGGCCGGTAAAATCGGAAGAGGAGAAGCAGATCGTTGAGCAGGCAGCGACGCAGGTCGCGGGAGAAGGGAAGGTCACCAACGAACTGACGGTAGCGCCCGAGAAGAAGTAGTGGGCAGAAAACAAGCCCTGCCACAACCTGGCGG
The DNA window shown above is from Geomonas sp. RF6 and carries:
- a CDS encoding BON domain-containing protein, whose product is MNRKLAVAFALSAVVAVSAPITGFAQSDTGTEPDNTRVNKEMRQKGTADQQKENPADRKMTQQIRKAITKNKSLSTKAHNVKIITRGGQVSLRGPVKSEEEKQIVEQAATQVAGEGKVTNELTVAPEKK